The window GAATCACTTCAAACCGGATTCGCAGACATCGTCAACTTCGATGCCTTAACCTACGCCGGCAACCTCGACTCGATCCCACCGGCGAGTGATTCCCATGCCTTCGTTCACGGCAATCTCAACGACGTCGGACTTCTTAGCGAAACATTCCGGCAGCATCGACCGGATGGCGTCATCCATTTCGCGGCCGAGTCCCACGTGGACCGATCGATCGACGGCCCGGCCGCGTTCATCGAAACCAACATCAACGGTACCTTTGCCCTACTCACGGAAACACTGAAACACTGGAAATCGCTCGGCGACACCGAACAGCAATCCTTCCGCTTCCTGCATGTCTCGACCGACGAAGTCTACGGTTCGCTTGGTCCTGATGGCTACTTTAGCGAAACGAGTCCGTACCAACCGAGTTCACCGTACGCCGCATCCAAAGCCGCCGCCGATCACCTGGTCGGCGCCTGGCACCAAACGTACGGTCTACCGGCAATCATCACCAACTGCAGCAACAACTATGGGCCCTATCAGTTTCCCGAAAAGCTGATCCCGCTGATGATCCTTTCGGCCATCGAAGGCCGATCGCTGCCCGTTTATGGTGATGGGCAAAACGTCCGTGACTGGTTGTATGTCAGTGATCACTGTGCGGCGCTGCGGACCGTGTTTGAAAATGGCAAGCCGGGCGAAACGTACAACATCGGCGGCAATTGCGAACGCACGAACATTGAAGTCGTCCAGTCGATTTGTGAAGTCGTCCAGGAACTCAAACCCGACCTCGCACATGACTGCAAATCGCTGATCACGTTCGTCACCGACCGTCCCGGTCACGACCATCGCTACGCCATCGACGCCACCAAGATCAATCAACAACTCAGCTGGCAACCCCAGCACACCTTCGACACCGCGCTGCGAGAAACGGTCAAGTGGTACCTCGAGAATGATGCCTGGGTTGAAAGAGTCTTGAGCGGCGACTACCGATTGGAACGACTGGGGGGGGAGAGTTGCTAGTTGCTAGTTGCTAGAAGCTAGGAAGAAAGGAAGAAAGGAAGAAAGAAGAGGGAGGGACGCTACTTTCGACGGAGCGAAAGGCGATTAGGGGGAGTGGCTAGATACTAGGTAGATGAGTTTTGAGGATCTTCAGGTTTGGCAGCGTGCAGTTGAATTGTCGGCAGACATCTATCGCGGGACAAAAGAGCTAAGGGATTTTGGATTCCGAGATCAGCTAACTCGCAGTGGCTTGTCGATTCCGTCGAACATCGCCGAGGGCTACGAACGTGACAGTGATGCTGAGATTGCTCAATTCTTGAAGGTCGCGAAAGGTTCTGCCGGCGAAGTTAGAACCCAGGCAATCGTCGGCAAAAAAGCTGGCATTATTTCCGATGAGTTGGCAGATCGTTGGGCAGACGAATCAAAACAGCTAGGAAGAATGCTAGCCGCACTGATTCGGCGTCACCGACAAAGAGCCACCAGCCACTAACAACTCCCCTCCCGCACTCCTTGCCCGATCTAGCCACTAGCCACTCGCAACTAGCAACTGCCAGGACTAATCCGCGACGTCGCGGATTAGTCCTGGCCGGCGGCGCCGGCACCCGCTTGCACCCGATCACCCGTGGGATCTCCAAACAACTGATCCCGATTTACGACAAGCCGATGGTCTACTACCCGCTCTCAGTCCTAATGCTGGCGGGGATTCGTGAAATCTTGTTGATCTCGACTCCTGATGATCTGCCCGGATTCAAACGACTACTCGGCGACGGCTCTGATTGGGGCATCGAGATCGAATACGCCGAACAGACCGAGCCAAGGGGACTGCCCGAAGCGTTCACGATCGGCGAGTCATTCCTGGACGGACACCCGTCGGCCCTGATCTTAGGTGACAACGTTTTTTATGGTCACGGCTTTTCCGGTCAACTGCGACGTGTCAGCGAAAACACCACCGGAGCAACCGTGTTTGCCTATCCGGTCAGCAACCCGCAGCGATACGGTGTTGTCGAATTTGATCGCAGCGGGACGGCAGTCGGCTTGGAAGAAAAACCACAACAACCGAAGTCAAACTTCGCGATCACCGGGCTGTACTTTTTCGATGCCGATGCCAGTCGAATCGCAGGTCAACTTGAACCGTCCGCACGCGGCGAACTGGAAATCATCGACCTGATCGGGCACTACTTGTCCAAGCAACAATTGTCGGTCGAACAGTTTGGGCGTGGCTTCGCATGGCTGGACACCGGGACGCGCGACAGTTTGCTTGACGCTTGCAACTTTGTTGCCGCGATCGAAAAACGCCAAGGCCTCAAGATCGGCTGCCCCGAAGAGATCGCTTGGCGAAACCACTGGATCACCGCCGAACAACTCCGAACCCTCGGCAGCAACCTCAACAACGACTACGGCGAGTATTTGGAGTTGCTAGTTGCTAGTGACTAGATGCGAGCGAAGAAAGTGTCTTCCAGTTAAAGCTTCGTCAACCATCGAAACTAGGATTAGCCGCATGGCGTTAGCCACGGTTTCGGTGCAGTAACCGGGGCGAACGCCCGTCGGCTGATGAGCCGCTCCCCATCGTCGCCATTCGCTCCGCCGAAAGCAGCGTCCCTGCTCTTTCTCTAGCATCTAGCCACTAGCATCTAGCAACTCTTCTCTTGTCTAGCCACTCGCAACTAGCAACTCCCAACTCCAAGCTTCTCTACCTCTGTCATCGTTTCCCCTACCCGCCGAATCGCGGCGATCGGATACGGTCGTACAACCAGATTCGAGTCTTGGCGGAATCATTTGAGATCACGCTCGCCTGTCCACACGACGAGCCTGTGACACGGGAACAACGCGAACACATGCGAGCCTACTGTCGCGAGATCTTGACCGAGCCGGTGGGGCGATCACGCTGGATCAAAGCGGTCGGGTCTGCCGCGAAGGGACGCAGTTTGACCGAGGGGCTGTTCGCCAACGCATCGCTGCAACGATCGATCCTCCAGTCGCAGCGTCGATTGAAATTTGATAGCGTCTTTGTGTTTTGCAGCAGCATGTACCCGTACGTCGATCACGCCGCGTTTGCGGGGGTTCGCAAAGTCGTCGACCTGGTCGATGTCGACAGTATGAAATGGGAGCAACTATCGCGAGAATCGAGTGCACCGAAGCGACCGGTCTACGGACTGGAAGCTCGCCGAGTCAAACGGCTGGAACAAACGATCGCGGATCAAGCCGACGCGGTGATTCTGGTCAGTGACAGCGAAGCAGACGAGTTCCGCAATCGAATCCAAACGGACACTCCAATTGAAGGCGTCTCCAACGGAGTCGACACGGACTACTTTCGTCCCTTGGATTCGCTCTCGAATCCAAGGGACGAAAGTAGAGTTGCGAGATCAAGCAATATCAAGCACTCACCCAATTCCACTAACAGCTCGCAACTAGCAACTAGCAACTCTGCGGCTTGCCGCCTCGTCTTCACCGGCGTCCTGGACTATCCGCCGAACGTCGAAGGCATGCGTTGGTTTTGCAATGACATCCTTCCACGGCTTCGCGAGCGGATCGACGTCCGGCTGAACATTGTCGGCCGGCGTCCTAACCAAATCGTCAAGCAACTCGCCCAGATCGACGGCGTTACGCTTGTCGGTGAAGTCCCCGACGTCCGGCCGCATTTACACGCCGCCGACATCGCGATCAGCCCACTAAAGCTTGCCCGCGGAATTCAAAACAAAGTTCTCGAAGCGATGGCGAGTGGTTTACCGGTCGTCACGACCTCACAATCCGCCGAAGGCATCGACGCGATCGACGGCCAAGAATTCGTGATCGCCGACACCGTCGAAGCCTGGCTAGAGAGTCTTTCGCAGTTATCGCAGGACGCGCCGAAACGCCAATCGATCGGCCAATCCGCCCGCCAACGAGTCCTCGACGACTACAGCTGGCAAGCCAAACTCGCCCCACTCACACAACTTGCCATCGTCGCCTTTCGCTCCGCCGAAAGTAGCGTCCCTCCTCTCTCTTTCTAGCCACTAGCCACTCTTCTCTTGTCTAGCCACTCGCAACTAGCCTCTAGCCACTCTCCCCCCCCCTCCCCACGTGTCGGCTTCGTCATGCACAAGATGCAAGTCGCGGGGGCCGAGGTCTTGGTCGAGCAGATCATTGATCGGTTGGAGAACACGATCGACGCGACAGTGTTTTGTCTCGACGACGTCGGCGAGATCGGGTACCGGCTTCGGGACAAAGGGGTGCCGGTGATTGTGTTGGGGCGACGTCCGGGGATGGACTTGTCGGTCGCAAAAAAGTTGGCGGACGAAGTGAAACGGCGAGACATCCAGGTGTTGCACGCGCACCAGTACACGCCGTTTTTCTATTCCGCGATCGCTCGGATTCGTTACGGTGTCAAAGCCAAAGTCATCTTCACCGAACACGGGCGACATTACCCCGACGTGGTGTCGTGGAAACGGCGACTCGCCAATCGGACGCTACTGCAGCGATACGCGGACATCACGACCGCCTGCTGTGACTTCAGCACCAAGGCCCTGCAAACGATCGAAGGCTTTCCGAAAGCGTTTACGTTGAACAACGGCGTCGACGTCAGTGACTTGGTCCCGCGTGGCGACGAGTCGGATCAATCGCGATTGCGGGAACGACTGGGGCTCGACCAGGATCGGCCTTATGCGGCTTGCATCGCAAGGTTTCACGAGGTGAAAGACCACGCGACGCTGGTTCGAGCCTGGGCGAAAGTTCATCAGCAACTTCCCGAGGCGCACTTGCTGCTGGTCGGTGACGGCGAAGAACGCGAAAACATTGAGAACCTTATCGCTGAGTTGTCTACATCTAGCAACTCGCAACTAGCAGCTAGCATCTCTCTTTTAGGGATCCGCAACGACGTCCCCGAGCTACTGCGGGCGATCGACGTGTTCACGCTGACGAGTGTCAGTGAAGCGGCATCGCTGACGTTGCTCGAAGCGATGGCGAGTGAATGTCCCAGCGTGGTGACCGACGTCGGCGGGAACGCCGAACACTTGCGGCACGGCGTCGACGGATACCTTGCACCGCGAGGCGACGACGAGGCGTTGGCGGGGTGTTTGGTAAAATTACTGAGCGATCCTGATCGGGCGCGTCAATTCGGTCGATCATCACGAGCGCGAGTCCTCGACGCGTTCGACCTCAACGACGCCATCGGCCAATACCTCCACCACTTCCAAACCCTAGCCGCAACTAGCTTCTAGCAACTCTCCCCCATGCTCCCCCTTGCCAAACGAACGATTCGCCTTCTCGCGATCGCGATCGTTTCGCCGTTGCTGCTGACGCATTGGCTGGGCTCATGGGTATCCGGTGCGGACCGTTCGCTTGAATCGCACTCTCAATTCCTTTCGCTCATTCCGGGCACGACCGGCAGTTACCTGCGGGTCGCTTTTTACCGGTTCGCGCTGGCGCATTGTGATCCGAGTGTCACGATTAGTTTTGGGGTGCTGTTCAGTAAAACGGCGGCACGGTTGGAGCAGAACGTTTACATCGGCCCGCGATGCATGCTGGGCTGGGTTCGACTGGGGCCAGATGTGTTGCTCGGTCCGGCTGTCCAGATCCCCAGTGGGCCGCACACGCACGGCGTGGCTCGATTGGACGTTCCGATCCGCGAGCAACCCGGGTCGCCGCGGTGCATTGACGTGGGAGCCGACAGTTGGGTGGGTGCGGGAGCGATGATATTGGCGGACGTCGGTGCGCAGTGTGTGGTCGGTGGCGGCAGCATTGTGACCAAACCGACCCGACCGCGAACGATTTCTGCGGGTATCCCCGCAAGAGAGATTGGCAAACGGGGAGAAGCGACTACCTTGCCCGAACGCCCCCAGGGAACCGAGTCGCCGGTCACCCAAGCGGACGAAGTCCGCGCCGAACGAATCGGATAGCAATGTTGTCACACCTCCTCTCCCGCAGCGGAACTCGCCAAGAGTTTCGCTGAGTCCTTCGTCCCCATAACGCAACTCGACAACGGGACGTTGATTGAATCAGCCGCAAT of the Roseiconus lacunae genome contains:
- the rfbB gene encoding dTDP-glucose 4,6-dehydratase is translated as MKLLVTGGAGFIGSCFVRESLQTGFADIVNFDALTYAGNLDSIPPASDSHAFVHGNLNDVGLLSETFRQHRPDGVIHFAAESHVDRSIDGPAAFIETNINGTFALLTETLKHWKSLGDTEQQSFRFLHVSTDEVYGSLGPDGYFSETSPYQPSSPYAASKAAADHLVGAWHQTYGLPAIITNCSNNYGPYQFPEKLIPLMILSAIEGRSLPVYGDGQNVRDWLYVSDHCAALRTVFENGKPGETYNIGGNCERTNIEVVQSICEVVQELKPDLAHDCKSLITFVTDRPGHDHRYAIDATKINQQLSWQPQHTFDTALRETVKWYLENDAWVERVLSGDYRLERLGGESC
- a CDS encoding four helix bundle protein, with translation MSFEDLQVWQRAVELSADIYRGTKELRDFGFRDQLTRSGLSIPSNIAEGYERDSDAEIAQFLKVAKGSAGEVRTQAIVGKKAGIISDELADRWADESKQLGRMLAALIRRHRQRATSH
- the rfbA gene encoding glucose-1-phosphate thymidylyltransferase RfbA, producing the protein MPDLATSHSQLATARTNPRRRGLVLAGGAGTRLHPITRGISKQLIPIYDKPMVYYPLSVLMLAGIREILLISTPDDLPGFKRLLGDGSDWGIEIEYAEQTEPRGLPEAFTIGESFLDGHPSALILGDNVFYGHGFSGQLRRVSENTTGATVFAYPVSNPQRYGVVEFDRSGTAVGLEEKPQQPKSNFAITGLYFFDADASRIAGQLEPSARGELEIIDLIGHYLSKQQLSVEQFGRGFAWLDTGTRDSLLDACNFVAAIEKRQGLKIGCPEEIAWRNHWITAEQLRTLGSNLNNDYGEYLELLVASD
- a CDS encoding glycosyltransferase — its product is MSSHSQLATPNSKLLYLCHRFPYPPNRGDRIRSYNQIRVLAESFEITLACPHDEPVTREQREHMRAYCREILTEPVGRSRWIKAVGSAAKGRSLTEGLFANASLQRSILQSQRRLKFDSVFVFCSSMYPYVDHAAFAGVRKVVDLVDVDSMKWEQLSRESSAPKRPVYGLEARRVKRLEQTIADQADAVILVSDSEADEFRNRIQTDTPIEGVSNGVDTDYFRPLDSLSNPRDESRVARSSNIKHSPNSTNSSQLATSNSAACRLVFTGVLDYPPNVEGMRWFCNDILPRLRERIDVRLNIVGRRPNQIVKQLAQIDGVTLVGEVPDVRPHLHAADIAISPLKLARGIQNKVLEAMASGLPVVTTSQSAEGIDAIDGQEFVIADTVEAWLESLSQLSQDAPKRQSIGQSARQRVLDDYSWQAKLAPLTQLAIVAFRSAESSVPPLSF
- a CDS encoding glycosyltransferase yields the protein MHKMQVAGAEVLVEQIIDRLENTIDATVFCLDDVGEIGYRLRDKGVPVIVLGRRPGMDLSVAKKLADEVKRRDIQVLHAHQYTPFFYSAIARIRYGVKAKVIFTEHGRHYPDVVSWKRRLANRTLLQRYADITTACCDFSTKALQTIEGFPKAFTLNNGVDVSDLVPRGDESDQSRLRERLGLDQDRPYAACIARFHEVKDHATLVRAWAKVHQQLPEAHLLLVGDGEERENIENLIAELSTSSNSQLAASISLLGIRNDVPELLRAIDVFTLTSVSEAASLTLLEAMASECPSVVTDVGGNAEHLRHGVDGYLAPRGDDEALAGCLVKLLSDPDRARQFGRSSRARVLDAFDLNDAIGQYLHHFQTLAATSF
- a CDS encoding acyltransferase, with product MLPLAKRTIRLLAIAIVSPLLLTHWLGSWVSGADRSLESHSQFLSLIPGTTGSYLRVAFYRFALAHCDPSVTISFGVLFSKTAARLEQNVYIGPRCMLGWVRLGPDVLLGPAVQIPSGPHTHGVARLDVPIREQPGSPRCIDVGADSWVGAGAMILADVGAQCVVGGGSIVTKPTRPRTISAGIPAREIGKRGEATTLPERPQGTESPVTQADEVRAERIG